The following proteins are encoded in a genomic region of Nitrospinota bacterium:
- a CDS encoding glycosyltransferase family 4 protein, with protein sequence MKASFVIPFYGADIGGGAETQCRRLAENLLIRGMEVEVLTTTLRDLGSHWNNIYYEPGVYNVNGVTVRRFNPRFVDTDVFVPINHKIIKREPITPEEELDFMNNAINSDAMFQFIGDNHKDRLYFFLPYLFGTSLKGTSIVPYKSFLIPCLHDEGYAYMDVTRKMFKRVNAALFNSRAEMNLALKIYGGMQSSEAVLMGEGVDDIDGADGARFRKKYELGDTPFLLYAGRKDATKNTPLLIEYFAEYKKLNPKSDLKLVLIGSGAVPIPEEVRASVHDLGFVPIGDKRDAYAAATAFCNPSVMESFSLVMMESWLCGRPAIVHSGCEATSEHALESGAGLTFGNAGEFCEAVDFIVGNPDKASQMGIKGRRYAKENYNWNVICGRFKKFFAACEEALR encoded by the coding sequence GTGAAAGCGTCATTCGTGATCCCGTTCTACGGGGCGGATATAGGAGGCGGCGCCGAGACCCAGTGCAGGCGCCTGGCCGAAAACCTGCTCATCCGCGGCATGGAGGTGGAGGTGCTCACGACCACCTTGCGTGATTTGGGATCGCACTGGAACAACATCTATTACGAGCCCGGTGTGTACAACGTCAACGGCGTCACGGTGCGCAGGTTCAACCCACGGTTTGTGGACACGGACGTTTTCGTGCCGATAAACCACAAGATTATCAAGCGAGAGCCGATCACCCCGGAAGAAGAGCTCGATTTCATGAACAACGCCATCAACTCCGACGCGATGTTCCAGTTCATCGGGGACAACCACAAGGACCGGCTATATTTCTTCCTGCCTTACCTTTTCGGCACGTCGCTAAAAGGCACATCCATCGTCCCATACAAATCGTTCCTTATCCCCTGCCTGCACGACGAGGGGTACGCATACATGGACGTCACCCGCAAAATGTTCAAACGTGTGAACGCGGCGCTTTTCAACTCCCGGGCGGAGATGAACCTTGCGCTGAAAATATACGGCGGAATGCAAAGCTCCGAGGCTGTGCTGATGGGGGAAGGGGTGGACGACATTGACGGCGCCGACGGCGCCAGGTTCCGGAAAAAGTACGAGCTTGGAGACACGCCTTTCCTGTTGTACGCAGGCAGGAAGGACGCCACCAAGAACACACCGTTGCTGATCGAATATTTCGCTGAATACAAAAAGCTTAATCCAAAATCGGACTTAAAGCTTGTGCTGATAGGCTCTGGCGCCGTGCCGATCCCGGAAGAAGTCCGCGCAAGTGTCCACGACCTTGGCTTTGTCCCAATCGGGGACAAGCGGGACGCCTATGCGGCGGCCACCGCCTTTTGCAATCCGTCTGTGATGGAAAGTTTTTCGCTGGTGATGATGGAGTCCTGGCTTTGCGGCCGTCCCGCCATCGTGCATTCCGGATGCGAGGCGACAAGCGAGCATGCTCTAGAATCCGGCGCCGGGTTGACGTTCGGAAACGCCGGGGAATTCTGCGAGGCGGTGGACTTTATTGTGGGCAATCCGGACAAGGCCAGCCAAATGGGAATTAAGGGAAGGCGCTACGCGAAGGAGAACTATAACTGGAACGTGATATGCGGCCGGTTTAAAAAGTTCTTCGCGGCGTGCGAGGAGGCTTTGCGGTGA